A single Fusarium oxysporum Fo47 chromosome IV, complete sequence DNA region contains:
- a CDS encoding glycosyl hydrolase — MRVVTLLATALSASSFVEALPADNPRSANSKYVGYLISTFSDPTPQVQWHLSDGNSASSFNFLNGGKPVLTSNVGTKGVRDIFLTTNTARSEYFTIATDLDINAPGFSWDLVTRNGSRGLVVWSSKDLINWSKPSLRIVESDTAGMAWAPSVVWDDPTKQYYVFWAARHYSASDTEHKGTATLDRIRYATTKDFKTFSAPKDYHAPEDTGLIDQEFLYLGKPGHFARFLKNETINQVYQETTTTGLFGTWTRVPGYVRPESPLEGPGAFADLRTPGLYHLLLDDYTQYIPFQTSNILSPDWEKSDFPNFPKGLKHGSVTPLTKKEYDAVAAKFGK; from the exons ATGCGTGTCGTTACGCTCCTCGCAACGGCACTctcagcatcttcttttGTTGAAGCCCTTCCTGCCGATAACCCAAGATCCGCGAACAGCAAATATGTCGGCTATCTAATCTCTACCTTTAGTGACCCGACCCCCCAAGTTCAATGGCATCTGTCAGACGGTAACTCGGCTTCgagcttcaacttcctcaacgGAGGAAAGCCTGTCTTGACCTCAAATGTTGGAACCAAGGGCGTCAGGGACATCTTTCTCACGACCAATACTGCCCGCTCCGAGTACTTTACTATCGCCACTG ATCTGGACATTAATGCTCCAGGCTTCTCATGGGATCTTGTCACACGCAACGGAAGTCGGGGTCTTGTTGTTTGGTCTTCGAAAGACCTCATCAATTGGTCCAAGCCTTCACTCAGAAT TGTAGAGTCAGACACAGCTGGCATGGCCTGGGCACCTTCTGTAGTCTGGGATGATCCTACAAAGCAGTACTATGTCTTCTGGGCAGCCAGGCACTATTCAGCTTCTGACACGGAGCATAAAGGCACCGCAACTCTGGATCGCATTCGCTATGCTACAACCAAAGACTTTAAGACTTTCAGCGCACCGAAGGATTACCATGCCCCCGAGGACACTGGCCTCATCGATCAAGAGTTTCTGTACCTAGGCAAACCGGGGCATTTCGCGCGTTTCCTCAAGAACGAGACCATTAACCAAGTGTATCAGGAGACCACAACGACCGGTCTTTTCGGAACTTGGACCCGTGTTCCCGGCTACGTGCGACCCGAATCCCCCCTTGAAGGCCCAGGTGCATTTGCTGATCTTCGCACACCTGGACTATACCATCTTCTGCTCGATGATTACACTCAGTATATCCCTTTCCAGACTTCCAACATTCTTTCTCCGGACTGGGAGAAGTCAGACTTTCCCAACTTTCCCAAAGGATTGAAGCATGGCTCTGTGACGCCCCTTACGAAGAAGGAGTACGACGCTGTTGCTGCTAAGTTCGGCAAATGA
- a CDS encoding GPR1/FUN34/yaaH family-domain-containing protein: MTAHSVSSTKHDERILISEHYKPLGDRIGNPAPLAMGGFATTLLSVSLAMMEFRGISLQTQFIGDLCFVACIGLLISAQWSMLKGDTFSYTVLTAFALFYGGYGATLLPSWGIIDAYGGVNTPQYNNALGFFVLIWAVFNVFFLIASIQLNLVYICIFICIELCLIFDASSYFTSADGNAAQSKALMHAAGVFGFIAGLLGFYTVAYYLCQDVLPFPVPMGDTSAWFQARRERKKLNSSSA; encoded by the exons ATGACTGCGCACTCAGTATCCTCCACGAAACACGATGAGAGGATTCTCATCTCCGAGCACTATAAGCCATTGGGAGACAGGATAGGCAATCCG GCTCCTCTTGCCATGGGCGGCTTTGCTACAACGTTGTTGTCAGTTtcgttggcgatgatggagTTCCGAGGCATCTCCTTACAGACTCAATTTATCGGAGACCTGTGTTTTGTTGCCTGTATTGGGTTACTTATCTCTGCCCAATGGTCAATGCTCAAGGGCGATACCTTCTCATATACTGTTCTAACAGCCTTTG CTCTCTTTTATGGCGGCTACGGCGCAACACTACTCCCCTCATGGGGCATTATCGACGCTTACGGAGGAGTCAACACACCTCAATACAATAATGCACTTGGATTCTTTGTGTTGATATGGGCAGTGTTCAATGTATTCTTTCTCATCGCTTCAATCCAGCT CAATCTTGTCTATATTTGCATTTTTATTTGCATTGAGTTATGTCTTATATTTGACGCCTCGTCTTACTTTACTTCCGCGGATGGGAATGCTGCACAGAGCAAGGCGTTGATGCACGCTGCCGGAGTGTTTGGCTTCATCGCAGGTCTGCTCGGCTTTTACACTGTAGCTTATTACCTTTGCCAAGACGTACTGCCATTTCCTGTTCCAATGGGCGATACTTCTGCTTGGTTTCAAGCTCGTcgagagagaaagaagctcaatTCTTCCAGTGCTTGA
- a CDS encoding RmlC-like cupin domain-containing protein, which yields MAIGIFTKPSALGVSHSTIPNVGPCQQNRFDELVVRLKDALGPSSGLTSDDVDVDFLQQLMEEYDGSDNMWKPYAFGDRSRGYTRNLVDEGNGKSNLLVLVWSPGKGSPIHDHGNAHCLMKILKGNLTETRYAFPNDDEEQKPMKIIGERTYKENSVAYMADELGLHRVSNRGSDFAVSLHLYTPPNVAKKGCHIFDEKTGRKSHVPGCHYYSAYGRLLKE from the exons ATGGCCATCGGTATCTTCACCAAACCCTCTGCACTCGGCGTTAGCCACAGCACAATCCCCAACGTGGGTCCCTGCCAGCAAAATCGTTTCGACGAACTCGTGGTGCGACTCAAGGATGCCCTTGGTCCATCATCGGGATTGACttctgatgatgttgatgttgacttcCTTCAACAACTAATGGAAGAATATGACGGCTCCGACAACATGTGGAAGCCCTATGCCTTCGGTGATCGCAGTAGGGGATATACCCGCAATCTCGTTGACGAAGGTAACGGCAAAAGTAATTTG CTTGTTCTTGTATGGTCTCCTGGAAAGGGGTCCCCTATCCACGACCACGGCAACGCCCactgcttgatgaagatTCTGAAGGGCAACCTCACCGAGACTCGATACGCATTTCCgaacgatgatgaagaacagaAACCAATGAAGATCATTGGGGAAAGAACATATAAAGAAAACTCTGTCGCATATATGGCAGACGAACTAGGTCTTCATCGTGTATCCAACAGGGGTAGCGACTTTGCTGTATCCCTCCACT TGTACACTCCTCCCAACGTAGCTAAAAAGGGATGCCATATCTTTGACGAGAAGACAGGACGGAAAAGCCATGTACCAGGTTGTCACTACTACTCCGCTTATGGGCGGCTGCTGAAGGAGTAG